In Armatimonadota bacterium, the genomic stretch CTTTTGCAGCATCGCCTTCGCTCGATGGAGCCTGATTTCAACGTTTTTGACCGAGATATCCAGCATAGCCGCAATCTCCTTGTAGGAGAAGTCCTCAAGGTATTTGAGGACGATCGGCATCCTGTACACCACGGGCAGCGCGTTGACGGCGTCCATCACGGCCTTCCGGTCCTCCGCGGCCAGGAGAGTCTGCTCCGGCAGCGGCACATTGTCCGGTATTTCCACCTCTTCGCCCAGCAGGCTGCTGAGCGACATTGCCGGTGGGCGGCGGCGGTGCTTCTTCAACCAGTTGATACAGTGGTTGGTGGAGACCTTGTACAGCCAAACTCCGAACCGATAGTTTTGATCGTACTTAGACAGCACGTTGTACAGATGGAT encodes the following:
- a CDS encoding sigma-70 family RNA polymerase sigma factor; translation: MTNSPDDALVAECLDGSEGAFDELMARYEDSLYRLAYYWTGNREDAQDLCQDCFIHLYNVLSKYDQNYRFGVWLYKVSTNHCINWLKKHRRRPPAMSLSSLLGEEVEIPDNVPLPEQTLLAAEDRKAVMDAVNALPVVYRMPIVLKYLEDFSYKEIAAMLDISVKNVEIRLHRAKAMLQKSLRHGRVKA